The following proteins are encoded in a genomic region of Sphingopyxis sp. YF1:
- a CDS encoding SDR family oxidoreductase, producing MIRFDFAGKRVLVTGGSQGIGLGIAAAFADSGADVVISGTRATAADYDEDLARFTYVQARLDRPGDRAELAGRVGAIDILVNNAGQSHPREYEMAGYGEVIEVNLNAAVELCYLFHPVLRERAGTIVNIGSCASFIAIGYAPAYTASKTALLGFTRAVADQWARDGIRVNLVAPGFIATRMTAEVRDDERKHGAMLRAIPARRFGTPGEVAAAALFLASPQASYITGQSIVVDGGLMIR from the coding sequence ATGATCCGGTTCGACTTCGCTGGCAAGCGCGTGCTCGTGACCGGCGGCTCGCAGGGGATCGGCCTCGGCATCGCCGCCGCCTTTGCCGACAGCGGCGCCGACGTGGTGATCAGCGGGACGCGGGCGACCGCGGCGGATTATGACGAGGACCTCGCGCGCTTCACCTATGTGCAGGCGCGCCTCGACCGGCCCGGCGATCGCGCAGAGCTGGCCGGGCGCGTCGGCGCGATCGACATCCTCGTCAACAATGCCGGTCAGTCGCATCCACGCGAATATGAGATGGCGGGATATGGCGAGGTCATCGAGGTCAACCTCAACGCCGCGGTCGAGCTCTGTTACCTCTTCCACCCGGTCCTCCGCGAACGCGCGGGGACGATCGTCAACATCGGGTCGTGCGCCAGCTTCATCGCGATCGGCTATGCGCCCGCCTATACGGCGAGCAAGACCGCGCTGCTCGGCTTCACGCGCGCGGTCGCCGACCAGTGGGCGCGCGACGGCATCCGCGTCAACCTGGTCGCGCCCGGCTTCATCGCAACGCGGATGACCGCCGAAGTCCGCGACGACGAACGCAAGCACGGCGCCATGCTGCGCGCGATCCCGGCGCGCCGCTTCGGCACGCCGGGCGAAGTCGCCGCGGCGGCGCTGTTCCTCGCCTCGCCGCAGGCGTCGTACATCACCGGCCAGAGCATCGTCGTCGACGGCGGGCTGATGATCCGCTGA
- a CDS encoding zinc ribbon domain-containing protein — MHMNDGADAPYWNGLAEGRLLLPRCGGCETWLWPAISRCGACGCEDIAWIERAMAATVFSWTRTWHRFGFTESLDLPFVSIVATIDDCGIRLLGRLDDPDRIDPVIGEAIAGRIGATRVGDRDIPTIIWSRG, encoded by the coding sequence ATGCACATGAACGACGGCGCCGACGCGCCTTACTGGAACGGCCTCGCCGAAGGCCGCCTGCTGCTCCCGCGCTGCGGCGGCTGTGAAACCTGGCTGTGGCCGGCGATCAGCCGCTGCGGCGCATGCGGCTGCGAGGATATTGCGTGGATCGAACGCGCGATGGCGGCGACGGTTTTTTCATGGACGCGCACCTGGCACCGCTTCGGTTTCACCGAAAGCCTCGACCTGCCGTTCGTCTCGATCGTCGCGACGATCGACGATTGCGGCATCCGTCTGCTCGGCCGCCTCGACGATCCCGACCGGATCGATCCGGTCATCGGCGAGGCGATCGCCGGCCGCATCGGCGCGACGCGCGTCGGGGACCGCGATATTCCCACGATCATCTGGAGCCGCGGCTGA
- a CDS encoding TetR family transcriptional regulator: MARPSKPLISRSGAAEAALAVIDECGLEALSLGLVAKKLGVRPPSLYHHFKDKSELLQEVARIMLVRMPVIAATGETFEEQMIARCVATRRRLLQHPHAAPLILRYFPRHMLLAAYDRAAADEPYPTTVQMVVIDAVEKYTYGASLFEASARARGVEPMPPVDGQKYPKLAQAIADNPFDDEQLFVESLRSFLAGVKARLANDSVGQPLA; encoded by the coding sequence GTGGCACGACCGTCCAAACCCCTGATTTCGCGCAGCGGCGCCGCCGAGGCGGCGCTCGCGGTGATCGACGAATGCGGGCTCGAGGCGCTGAGCCTGGGGCTCGTCGCCAAGAAGCTCGGCGTGCGCCCGCCCTCGCTCTACCATCATTTCAAGGACAAGTCCGAACTGCTCCAGGAAGTCGCGCGCATCATGCTGGTACGCATGCCGGTGATTGCGGCGACCGGCGAGACGTTCGAGGAACAGATGATCGCGCGCTGCGTCGCGACGCGCCGCAGGCTGCTCCAGCATCCGCATGCGGCGCCGCTGATCCTACGCTATTTTCCGCGCCACATGCTGCTTGCGGCCTACGACCGCGCCGCGGCCGACGAGCCCTATCCGACGACGGTGCAGATGGTCGTGATCGATGCGGTCGAGAAATACACCTATGGCGCCTCGCTGTTCGAGGCATCGGCGCGCGCGCGCGGGGTCGAACCGATGCCGCCGGTCGACGGCCAGAAATATCCAAAGCTCGCGCAGGCGATCGCCGACAATCCGTTCGACGACGAGCAATTGTTCGTCGAATCGCTGCGCAGCTTCCTCGCCGGGGTGAAGGCGCGGCTGGCGAATGACAGCGTCGGCCAGCCGCTCGCCTAA
- a CDS encoding aromatic ring-hydroxylating dioxygenase subunit alpha, which translates to MREVAEVARPARKVTTLAELTPSQIEAIRKIPAEKDAVVIPFGATRPNAIFTGQARFDLEQEKIFRRYPVPVTVSALLEPGSIVANDSYGFPMLVSRTRDGAIKAFVNACQHKGSKLIEDCAVHKQARVTCPYHAWTYGIDGKLIGVSRSEAFENFDKGKRGLVELEAREWGGIVYVQLNRAIPADWSQLSPQVAEDFEALGIAAAHVYGRKSFDLKANWKVVLEPFLEGYHVQRLHAASIGDRFQDAPNIVDMFGPSIRQVSGRIGYVPEMLDEDPSANVHKLVTHAYTAFPNCVVITSQYYTSVMLLIPRAPGRTTVEYFMLTPEAATTPKAEEVFARSYELILGVFGGEDFRAAEISQQGLEAGVPEETVYCGLESNIVRYYEAIEALL; encoded by the coding sequence ATGCGCGAAGTTGCAGAAGTTGCTCGCCCCGCCCGCAAGGTGACCACGCTGGCCGAGCTGACCCCCAGCCAGATCGAGGCGATCCGCAAGATTCCGGCCGAAAAGGATGCCGTCGTCATACCCTTCGGCGCGACCCGCCCCAATGCGATTTTCACGGGGCAGGCGCGTTTCGACCTCGAACAGGAAAAGATCTTCCGCCGCTATCCGGTGCCGGTCACCGTCTCGGCGCTGCTCGAACCCGGCAGCATCGTCGCCAACGACAGCTACGGCTTTCCGATGCTCGTGTCGCGCACCCGCGACGGCGCGATCAAGGCGTTCGTCAACGCCTGCCAGCACAAGGGCTCGAAGCTTATCGAGGATTGCGCGGTCCACAAGCAGGCGCGCGTCACCTGTCCCTATCATGCCTGGACCTATGGTATCGACGGCAAGCTGATCGGCGTGTCGCGCAGTGAGGCCTTCGAGAATTTCGACAAGGGCAAGCGCGGGCTGGTCGAGCTCGAAGCGCGCGAATGGGGGGGCATCGTCTATGTCCAGCTCAATCGTGCCATTCCCGCCGACTGGTCGCAGCTCTCGCCGCAGGTGGCCGAGGATTTCGAGGCGCTCGGGATTGCAGCGGCGCATGTCTATGGTCGCAAGAGCTTCGACCTCAAGGCGAACTGGAAGGTCGTCCTCGAACCCTTCCTCGAAGGATATCATGTCCAGCGGCTCCACGCGGCGTCGATCGGCGACCGCTTTCAGGACGCACCGAACATCGTCGACATGTTCGGGCCGAGCATCCGGCAGGTTTCGGGGCGCATCGGCTATGTCCCCGAAATGCTCGACGAGGATCCATCGGCGAACGTCCACAAGCTCGTGACCCACGCCTATACGGCCTTTCCCAACTGCGTCGTGATCACCAGCCAATATTATACCAGCGTCATGCTGCTGATACCTCGCGCGCCCGGTCGCACGACGGTCGAATATTTCATGCTGACGCCCGAAGCCGCGACGACGCCCAAGGCCGAGGAAGTGTTTGCGCGCTCCTACGAACTGATTCTGGGCGTCTTTGGCGGCGAGGATTTCCGGGCGGCCGAGATCAGTCAGCAGGGTCTCGAGGCGGGCGTTCCGGAAGAAACCGTCTATTGCGGGCTCGAGAGCAATATCGTCCGCTATTATGAGGCGATCGAAGCGCTGCTGTGA
- a CDS encoding cytochrome P450, producing the protein MTAAPLAAAPVPPHIPAHLVFDFDIYADPRIGEDVQGSYATALAGAPDIFWTRHNGGHWIVKSFDAIGKVVLDPDHFSVREMQIPRVENPPFFIPLSLDPPENLPYRKAMMPMFGPTAIKALEPRIREWAAGLVEAVAARGACDFQADVSKLFPVSVFMELMGMDLSRLRDFRALAEAFFSAQNDEAEMGRLSAAILGEMKALIEEKKAAPDDKLMSHFISVDVDGRTMSDDEILAMSFVLFLGGMDTVTNVTGFAFQQLAQMPDVQARLAADPSLIPAFVDEAVRLYGVVNTPRLVVKDQQIGEAQFRTGEMVLNILCLGSRDPAKFDAPNAFNLDRRKAAHLTFSSGPHLCVGHVLGRAELRILTEEWVKRIPAFRAVPGERHAFRIGTVMALDTLPIEWTVAA; encoded by the coding sequence ATGACCGCTGCCCCGCTGGCGGCTGCCCCCGTGCCGCCGCATATCCCCGCGCATCTCGTCTTCGACTTCGACATCTATGCCGATCCGCGCATCGGCGAGGATGTTCAGGGCAGCTATGCGACCGCGCTTGCCGGTGCGCCCGACATTTTCTGGACGCGGCACAATGGCGGGCACTGGATCGTCAAGAGCTTCGACGCGATCGGCAAGGTCGTGCTCGACCCCGATCATTTTTCGGTTCGGGAAATGCAGATTCCGCGCGTCGAAAATCCGCCCTTCTTCATTCCGCTCAGCCTCGATCCGCCCGAAAACCTGCCGTATCGCAAGGCGATGATGCCGATGTTCGGGCCGACCGCGATCAAGGCGCTCGAACCGCGCATCCGCGAATGGGCGGCCGGACTCGTCGAGGCCGTCGCCGCGAGGGGGGCATGCGATTTTCAGGCCGATGTGTCGAAACTTTTCCCCGTCAGCGTCTTCATGGAACTGATGGGGATGGACCTGTCGCGCCTCCGCGATTTCCGCGCGCTCGCCGAAGCCTTTTTCTCGGCGCAGAATGACGAGGCCGAGATGGGGCGGCTCAGCGCCGCGATCCTCGGCGAGATGAAGGCGCTGATCGAGGAAAAGAAGGCGGCGCCCGACGACAAGCTGATGTCGCATTTTATCAGCGTCGACGTCGACGGCCGGACGATGAGCGATGACGAGATTCTCGCGATGAGCTTCGTGCTCTTCCTGGGCGGCATGGACACGGTCACCAACGTCACCGGCTTCGCTTTCCAGCAGCTCGCGCAAATGCCCGACGTACAGGCGCGGCTCGCTGCCGATCCGTCGCTGATCCCGGCTTTCGTCGACGAAGCGGTGCGCCTCTATGGCGTCGTCAACACCCCGCGGCTCGTCGTGAAGGACCAGCAGATCGGTGAGGCGCAATTTCGGACAGGCGAGATGGTGCTCAACATCCTATGCCTCGGCAGCCGCGATCCCGCGAAATTCGATGCGCCCAACGCCTTCAACCTCGACCGCCGCAAGGCCGCGCACCTGACCTTCTCGTCGGGGCCGCACCTGTGCGTCGGGCATGTCCTCGGCCGCGCCGAACTGCGCATCCTGACCGAGGAATGGGTCAAGCGCATCCCGGCCTTCCGCGCGGTGCCGGGCGAGCGGCACGCCTTCCGGATCGGTACGGTGATGGCGCTCGACACGCTGCCGATCGAGTGGACGGTGGCGGCCTGA
- a CDS encoding alpha/beta hydrolase, which translates to MTQPLQRTVFVARDGVELVADRGGDAAAPAVILLHGGGQTRHSWSRAVDSLLAEGLQVINFDARGHGESGWSPDGAYALADRAGDLAAITAGLAVPFLFVGASLGGATSIVAVDRGLRPAGLVLVDIVPEPEAKGIDRIIGFMQGHPDGFATIEEAVAAVTAYNPQRRRAADGQGLRKNLRTGADGRLRWHWDPRIIDTATHVHHGDVQRAARVLETLPDLPVLLVRGLSSDVVGDAGIAAFRRQVPWLELLDVEGAGHMVAGDRNDAFNDGVVDFAKRVLHANAIQVLP; encoded by the coding sequence ATGACCCAGCCCTTGCAGCGGACCGTCTTTGTCGCGCGCGACGGGGTCGAGCTGGTCGCCGACCGCGGTGGCGATGCTGCGGCACCCGCGGTGATCCTGCTCCACGGCGGCGGTCAGACGCGGCACAGCTGGAGCCGCGCGGTGGACAGCTTGCTCGCCGAAGGGCTGCAGGTCATCAATTTCGACGCCCGCGGTCATGGCGAGAGCGGCTGGTCGCCCGACGGCGCCTATGCACTGGCCGACCGCGCCGGCGATCTTGCGGCAATCACGGCCGGCCTCGCGGTGCCCTTCCTGTTCGTCGGCGCATCGCTCGGCGGCGCGACCTCGATCGTCGCGGTCGATCGCGGCCTGCGACCCGCCGGCCTTGTCCTCGTCGATATCGTGCCCGAGCCCGAGGCGAAGGGCATCGACCGCATCATCGGCTTCATGCAGGGGCATCCCGACGGTTTCGCAACGATCGAGGAGGCTGTCGCGGCGGTGACCGCCTATAATCCGCAACGCCGTCGTGCGGCCGACGGGCAGGGGCTCAGGAAAAATCTGCGCACCGGGGCCGACGGGCGGCTGCGCTGGCACTGGGATCCGCGGATCATCGACACGGCGACCCATGTCCACCATGGCGATGTGCAGCGCGCCGCGCGCGTGCTCGAAACGCTGCCCGACCTCCCGGTGCTGCTCGTGCGCGGCCTGTCGAGCGACGTCGTCGGCGATGCGGGCATCGCGGCCTTCCGCCGGCAGGTGCCGTGGCTCGAACTGCTCGATGTCGAAGGGGCGGGGCATATGGTCGCGGGCGATCGCAACGACGCGTTCAACGACGGAGTCGTCGATTTCGCCAAACGCGTTCTGCACGCAAATGCGATCCAGGTGTTGCCATAA
- a CDS encoding AMP-binding protein: MAQTLSSALAWWARMRPEQPAVVLGGDRLSYADYKAWSDRIAAMLEADGLQPGDRVAICSTNSLAYCALIMGIIRAGGIVNPVNFRFTPREIRELCETTEPRFTFAAPDFAANVTAAGLSPRAMAEVEALRHGNTAAVAHDPEPDAAVVIIATSGSTAKPKGVVFTNRSMTVYAACWSLEETSSSPGARVISLAPLNTSAGFVQLIHYTMQGCTIFMEPAFVPDAILQLLQDEKINCFGAVPTFFEAIARCPGFADADLSSIRLATAGGARVSRQLLDVWKAKGITIRQIYGQTEVGGNVTMMPEHLAMDEPEKCGWGGIFMEVRVLRPDGSDCDPGEPGEIVMRSPGMMQGYWRNPEETAKAIRDGWLWSGDIGIRDERGLLTFVDRMKDLIISGGLNISAAEVERVVCEFPGVVEALAIAAPDPKFGETPFVVYHAAAEVDVAALIDHCNTNLSNYKVPRYVAFSPEPLPRLATGKLSKPAVRELYAGAHETMERVR, from the coding sequence ATGGCGCAGACGCTATCGAGCGCATTGGCCTGGTGGGCACGGATGCGCCCCGAGCAGCCCGCGGTGGTGCTCGGCGGCGACCGGCTGAGCTATGCCGATTACAAGGCGTGGTCCGACCGGATCGCCGCGATGCTGGAGGCCGATGGATTGCAACCCGGCGATCGCGTCGCGATCTGTTCGACCAACAGCCTGGCCTATTGCGCGCTGATCATGGGGATCATCCGCGCCGGCGGGATCGTCAACCCGGTCAATTTCCGGTTCACGCCACGCGAGATTCGCGAACTGTGCGAGACGACCGAGCCGCGCTTCACCTTTGCCGCACCCGATTTTGCAGCGAATGTGACCGCGGCGGGGCTCTCGCCGCGCGCCATGGCCGAGGTCGAAGCGCTGCGCCACGGGAACACCGCCGCCGTCGCACACGATCCCGAGCCCGACGCGGCGGTGGTGATCATCGCGACCAGCGGTTCGACGGCAAAGCCGAAGGGGGTGGTGTTCACCAACCGTTCGATGACTGTCTATGCCGCCTGCTGGTCGCTCGAGGAAACCTCCTCGTCGCCGGGCGCGCGCGTGATCAGCCTCGCGCCGCTCAATACCTCGGCGGGTTTCGTCCAGCTCATCCACTATACGATGCAGGGCTGCACCATCTTCATGGAGCCCGCTTTCGTCCCCGACGCGATCCTGCAATTGCTGCAGGACGAGAAGATCAATTGCTTCGGTGCGGTGCCGACCTTCTTCGAGGCGATTGCGCGCTGTCCGGGGTTCGCCGACGCCGACCTTTCGTCGATCCGCCTCGCGACCGCGGGCGGCGCGCGCGTCAGCCGGCAATTGCTCGACGTCTGGAAGGCAAAGGGGATTACGATCCGCCAGATCTACGGCCAGACCGAGGTCGGCGGGAACGTCACGATGATGCCCGAGCATCTCGCGATGGACGAGCCCGAAAAATGCGGCTGGGGCGGTATCTTCATGGAGGTGCGCGTGCTGCGTCCCGACGGCAGCGACTGCGACCCCGGCGAGCCGGGCGAGATCGTCATGCGCTCGCCCGGCATGATGCAGGGCTATTGGCGCAATCCTGAGGAGACCGCGAAGGCGATCCGCGACGGCTGGCTCTGGTCGGGCGACATCGGCATCCGCGACGAACGCGGCCTGCTGACCTTCGTCGACCGGATGAAGGACCTGATCATCTCGGGCGGGCTCAACATTTCGGCGGCCGAGGTCGAGCGTGTCGTGTGCGAATTTCCGGGCGTGGTCGAGGCGCTGGCGATCGCCGCGCCCGATCCCAAGTTCGGGGAGACGCCGTTCGTCGTCTATCACGCCGCGGCCGAGGTCGACGTCGCGGCGTTGATCGATCACTGCAACACCAATCTCTCGAACTACAAGGTGCCGCGCTACGTCGCCTTTTCGCCCGAGCCGCTGCCGCGGCTCGCCACAGGAAAATTGTCCAAACCCGCGGTGCGCGAGCTTTATGCCGGCGCACATGAGACGATGGAGCGTGTGCGATGA
- a CDS encoding transporter — MHPLYGTTAVAGVGLRQYRRGASPLPEQGVLAEAILAACADAGFDPAEVDGFVSYGDDKNEPVRLMPALGTRELKWSSVVWGGGGGGIAGAFGLAAAAILSGQASAVIVFRALVEGSSGRLSAAVMAHHLNDHMLAAGIVAPAQVCAIRANRMYEHHGVPRAVAEELVRASYYHGARNPEAIAHDTELDLDAMRGSRWIAEPFRLFDCSRENDGAAAFLMVSADRARDLAKPPVYLLGCANGAEKGWGDLLENDDAALYPTAGFRPIARRLYADTGLSPADIDVVQLYENFSAQGVASLIDHGFCTYDNVAEVVRFDNLIAPTGKLPVNTGGGNFAQGFIHGIGTAYEAVKQLRGESANPVPGARTCLLAGGPGAPTVSSAIFANAF, encoded by the coding sequence ATGCACCCGCTTTACGGAACCACCGCGGTTGCGGGCGTCGGCCTGCGCCAGTACCGGCGCGGCGCCTCGCCGCTCCCCGAACAGGGCGTGCTCGCCGAAGCCATCCTTGCCGCCTGCGCCGACGCGGGCTTCGATCCGGCCGAGGTCGACGGTTTCGTCTCCTATGGCGATGACAAGAATGAGCCGGTGCGGCTGATGCCCGCGCTCGGCACACGCGAGCTCAAATGGTCGAGCGTCGTCTGGGGCGGCGGCGGGGGCGGCATCGCGGGGGCCTTCGGGCTTGCCGCAGCTGCGATCCTGTCGGGGCAGGCGAGTGCGGTCATCGTCTTCCGCGCGCTTGTCGAGGGATCGAGCGGCCGCTTGTCGGCGGCGGTGATGGCGCACCACCTCAACGACCATATGCTCGCGGCGGGTATCGTCGCCCCGGCGCAGGTCTGCGCGATCCGCGCCAACCGCATGTACGAACATCATGGCGTACCGCGCGCGGTCGCCGAGGAACTGGTGCGCGCATCCTATTACCACGGCGCGCGCAACCCGGAGGCGATCGCGCACGATACCGAACTCGATCTCGACGCGATGCGCGGGTCGCGCTGGATCGCCGAGCCTTTCCGCCTGTTCGATTGCAGCCGCGAGAATGACGGAGCCGCCGCCTTCCTGATGGTTTCGGCCGATCGTGCGCGCGATTTGGCAAAGCCGCCGGTCTATCTGCTCGGCTGCGCCAACGGCGCCGAAAAGGGGTGGGGCGACCTGCTCGAGAATGACGACGCAGCGCTCTATCCGACCGCGGGTTTCCGCCCGATCGCGCGGCGCCTCTACGCCGACACCGGCCTGTCGCCCGCTGACATCGACGTCGTCCAGCTCTACGAGAATTTCAGCGCGCAGGGCGTCGCGTCGCTGATCGACCACGGCTTCTGCACCTATGACAATGTCGCCGAAGTGGTGCGCTTCGACAATCTGATCGCGCCGACGGGCAAGCTCCCGGTGAACACCGGCGGCGGAAATTTCGCGCAGGGTTTCATCCACGGCATCGGCACCGCCTATGAAGCGGTGAAGCAGCTCCGCGGCGAATCCGCCAATCCGGTGCCCGGCGCGCGAACCTGCCTGCTCGCGGGCGGCCCCGGCGCGCCGACGGTCAGCTCGGCGATCTTCGCAAACGCGTTCTAG
- a CDS encoding GMC family oxidoreductase N-terminal domain-containing protein: MQFDYVICGAGAAGCVLAYRLSENPAIRVALIEAGPRDRHPFIAMPKGLAKVMQDSKHLWVHMSEPEASTAGQSEAWVRGRVLGGSSSVNGMMYVRGQPADFDAIAEQSSDDWSWTHIGAAYRAFENHELGADETRGDAGPMKISMPTQRLPISDAQVAAGEAMGWTNKRDVNAPDDQVAIGYAPRTIFKGKRQSAAQAFLRPAEKRPNLTVLTDRTVDRVIFDGTRAVGVEVLHNGARETIDAAHEVIVCGGAMASPAILERSGIGDSARLAALGIPLVHHNPEVGEGLIEHRGIIMQWKLTKEALSQNRVFGGWRLLLATLKYYLTGDGPMSAAAYEIGGWFKTRPGLNRPDAQMLIAPFSFDMATQRTQLEKHPGMNAVVYPLRPTSRGSIHIATRDPDAAASFKPNYRATEEDRAAMTGAVRVMRDYAKQAPLAGMIAEETMPGPAFDGDAEIMDAYDRFGTCGYHAVGSCRMGKDDASVVDPALRVRGTQGLRVIDTSVMPVIPSGNTNGPTMAMAWRAADVIRRDAPQAKAD, encoded by the coding sequence ATGCAATTCGATTATGTCATATGCGGCGCCGGGGCGGCAGGATGCGTGCTCGCCTATCGCCTGTCGGAAAATCCCGCGATCCGCGTCGCGCTGATCGAGGCGGGGCCGCGCGACCGCCATCCCTTTATCGCTATGCCCAAGGGGCTGGCAAAGGTGATGCAGGATTCCAAGCATCTGTGGGTCCATATGAGCGAACCCGAGGCGTCGACCGCGGGCCAGTCCGAAGCCTGGGTGCGCGGGCGCGTGCTCGGCGGGTCGTCGTCGGTCAACGGCATGATGTATGTGCGCGGCCAGCCCGCCGATTTCGACGCGATCGCCGAACAGTCGAGCGACGACTGGAGCTGGACGCATATCGGCGCGGCCTATCGCGCGTTCGAGAATCACGAACTGGGCGCCGACGAAACGCGCGGCGACGCGGGGCCGATGAAGATTTCGATGCCGACGCAGCGCCTGCCGATCAGCGATGCGCAGGTCGCGGCAGGCGAAGCGATGGGCTGGACGAACAAGCGCGACGTCAACGCGCCCGACGATCAGGTCGCAATCGGCTATGCCCCGCGCACGATCTTCAAGGGCAAGCGCCAGAGCGCCGCACAGGCGTTCCTGCGCCCCGCCGAGAAACGCCCTAACCTCACCGTCTTGACCGACCGCACCGTCGACCGCGTGATCTTCGACGGCACGCGCGCGGTCGGGGTCGAGGTGCTGCACAATGGTGCGCGCGAGACGATCGACGCCGCGCATGAGGTGATCGTCTGCGGCGGCGCGATGGCGAGCCCCGCGATCCTCGAACGCTCCGGCATCGGCGACAGCGCGCGTCTCGCCGCGCTGGGCATCCCGCTCGTCCATCACAATCCCGAGGTCGGCGAAGGGCTGATCGAGCATCGCGGCATCATCATGCAATGGAAGCTGACCAAGGAGGCGCTGTCGCAGAACCGGGTCTTCGGCGGCTGGCGCCTGCTGCTCGCGACGCTCAAATATTATCTCACCGGCGACGGCCCGATGTCGGCGGCGGCATACGAGATCGGCGGCTGGTTCAAGACGCGGCCGGGGCTCAACCGCCCCGACGCGCAGATGCTGATCGCGCCGTTCAGCTTCGACATGGCGACGCAGCGCACGCAACTCGAAAAACATCCCGGCATGAATGCAGTCGTCTATCCGCTGCGCCCGACCTCGCGCGGGAGCATTCATATCGCGACGCGCGATCCCGACGCCGCGGCGAGCTTCAAGCCCAATTACCGCGCGACCGAAGAGGATCGCGCCGCGATGACCGGCGCGGTGCGCGTGATGCGCGATTATGCGAAGCAGGCGCCGCTGGCGGGCATGATCGCCGAAGAGACAATGCCCGGTCCCGCCTTCGACGGCGATGCCGAGATCATGGACGCCTATGACCGTTTCGGCACCTGCGGCTATCATGCGGTCGGCAGTTGCCGGATGGGCAAGGATGACGCCTCGGTCGTCGATCCGGCGCTGCGCGTCCGCGGCACGCAAGGGCTTCGCGTCATCGACACGTCGGTGATGCCGGTGATACCGTCGGGCAACACCAATGGCCCGACGATGGCGATGGCATGGCGCGCCGCCGACGTCATCCGGCGCGACGCGCCGCAAGCGAAGGCGGACTGA